One genomic window of Williamwhitmania taraxaci includes the following:
- a CDS encoding chaperone modulator CbpM, translating into MKKLIPADEFCASHNVEISFIGLLQETGLIEITTIQETGYIHVSQLEQIEKIIRLYYELDINLEGIDTITHLLQRIVDMQDEITTLKNRLRLYENL; encoded by the coding sequence ATGAAAAAGTTGATACCTGCAGATGAATTCTGCGCCAGCCACAACGTTGAGATTTCATTTATCGGTTTGCTGCAAGAAACCGGATTGATCGAGATTACAACCATTCAAGAAACTGGATATATTCATGTGAGCCAGCTCGAGCAAATCGAAAAAATTATTCGGCTCTATTACGAGCTGGATATTAACTTAGAAGGCATTGACACCATCACTCACCTTTTGCAGCGAATAGTTGATATGCAGGACGAAATTACTACACTTAAAAACAGGCTTCGCCTATATGAAAATCTTTAA